The following coding sequences are from one Melospiza melodia melodia isolate bMelMel2 unplaced genomic scaffold, bMelMel2.pri scaffold_55, whole genome shotgun sequence window:
- the LOC134413895 gene encoding olfactory receptor 14C36-like, translating to MFFFLLNLALSDLGSICTTVPKAMHNSLWDTRDISCAGCAAQLFLSFFFISAEYFLLTVMCYDRYVSICKPLHYGTLLGSRACAHMAAAAWAIGFLNALMLMANTFSLPLCKGNALGHFFCEIPQILKLSCAKSYLRELRLLAVSACLFSGSFVFIVFSYVQIFRTVLRIPSEQGRHKAFSTCLPHLAVVSLFTTTAVFSHLKPPLIFSPSLDVTLSVLYSVVPPALNPLFYSLRNQELKAAVWKLMTG from the coding sequence atgttcttcttcctgctcaacctggccctcagcgacctgggctccatctgcaccactgtccccaaagccatgcacaattccctctgggacaccagggacatctcctgtgcagggtgtgctgcacagttatttctgagtttcttcttcatctcagcagagtatttcctcctgactgtcatgtgctacgaccgctatgtgtccatctgcaaacccctgcactacgggaccctcctgggcagcagagcttgtgcccacatggcagcagctgcctgggccattggctttctcaatgctctcatgctcatggccaatacattttccctccccctttgcaaggggaatgccctgggacatttcttctgtgaaatccctcagatcctcaagctctcctgtgccaaaTCATATCTTAGGGAACTTCGGCTTCtggctgttagtgcctgtttattttctggatcttttgtgttcattgttttctcctatgtgcagatcttcaggactgtgctgaggatcccatctgagcagggacggcacaaagccttttccacctgcctccctcacctggccgtggtctctctcttCACCACCACTGCAGTGTTTTCTCACTTGAAACCCCCTTTgatcttctccccatccctggatgtgaccctgtcagttctctattcagtggtgcctccagccctgaaccccctcttctacagcctgaggaaccaggagctcaaggctgcagtgtggaaactgatgactggatag